One window of Treponema denticola genomic DNA carries:
- a CDS encoding carboxypeptidase-like regulatory domain-containing protein — MNVIKGIVRDKNKQPVSHAKVALLTERFEVIISGEADESGRFSLEADAKKYPYFIASKGFNEKFLDFWGCNIDLRKDLEINPILGKIEIFSLIFFPSLDVDNCMMLYFRPMSLKYLLGTEKVIAPELSTDDITVSVNGDFYEIVTMRVISETINKGVEPIKAYALKIILDGIEFDGKNKLEISIIKDEGYGEAVLFF; from the coding sequence ATGAATGTTATAAAAGGAATTGTGCGGGATAAAAACAAACAGCCTGTCAGTCACGCTAAAGTTGCTCTTTTAACGGAAAGGTTTGAAGTTATAATCAGCGGTGAAGCTGATGAATCGGGCCGTTTTTCTTTGGAAGCTGATGCTAAAAAATATCCTTATTTTATCGCTTCAAAAGGTTTTAATGAAAAATTTCTTGACTTTTGGGGTTGTAATATAGATTTAAGGAAAGACCTTGAGATAAATCCTATTCTTGGTAAAATAGAAATTTTTAGTTTGATATTTTTCCCTTCTCTAGATGTAGATAATTGCATGATGCTTTATTTTAGGCCCATGAGTTTAAAATACCTTTTAGGCACGGAAAAAGTAATTGCACCTGAACTAAGCACCGATGATATAACCGTTTCCGTCAATGGGGACTTTTACGAAATTGTTACTATGAGGGTCATAAGCGAAACGATTAATAAAGGAGTTGAACCTATAAAGGCCTATGCTTTAAAAATAATTCTGGACGGTATTGAATTTGACGGGAAAAATAAACTTGAAATAAGCATTATAAAAGATGAGGGTTACGGCGAAGCCGTTTTATTTTTCTAA
- a CDS encoding dihydroorotase: MIDSHVHLRDGLLSDKETIAHALALACPAGFTAFFDMPNTNPPLTNAEAVLERFALAEKSIRQSGLSAFYGIYGGLTSDVSQIEKMVLFYKEYFPKIVGFKMFAGHSTGNMGIVEKEDQRKVYAALKKFDYRGILAIHCEKESLMNNSIFDIENPITHSLARPPVAETESIKDQIELMQSEGFKGHLHICHISTKEGIRLVAEAKKNGISISCGATAHHSLLNIDSYKKSGIFVKMNPPLREKEEQEAVFNSLILGGIDWIESDHAPHTYEDKKKGASGIPGFAGSLILLKELRKAGCSEKRLDELCGKAVNRIFKLDLPYKVPSNTEIDASLPGLRTGYPFDAFEFFGISKFSF, encoded by the coding sequence ATGATAGATTCCCATGTTCATCTTAGAGACGGTCTTTTATCCGATAAAGAAACCATAGCCCATGCCTTGGCCTTGGCCTGCCCCGCAGGTTTTACGGCCTTTTTTGATATGCCGAATACCAATCCGCCTCTTACAAATGCAGAAGCTGTTTTAGAGCGTTTTGCTCTGGCGGAAAAATCTATAAGGCAGTCCGGCCTTTCTGCCTTTTACGGTATTTACGGCGGTCTCACTTCCGATGTTTCCCAAATAGAAAAAATGGTTTTATTCTATAAAGAGTACTTTCCTAAAATAGTAGGCTTTAAGATGTTTGCAGGTCATTCTACCGGAAACATGGGTATAGTTGAAAAAGAAGACCAGAGAAAAGTTTATGCCGCTCTTAAAAAATTCGATTACAGAGGCATTCTTGCTATTCATTGCGAAAAAGAAAGCCTTATGAATAATTCCATCTTCGATATTGAAAATCCTATTACTCACAGCCTTGCCCGTCCGCCTGTTGCCGAAACCGAGTCCATAAAGGATCAGATTGAACTTATGCAAAGCGAGGGCTTTAAGGGACATCTTCATATCTGTCACATAAGCACAAAAGAAGGAATAAGGCTTGTTGCCGAGGCAAAAAAAAACGGTATTAGTATTTCGTGCGGGGCTACGGCTCATCACTCCCTCTTAAATATTGATTCTTATAAAAAGTCGGGTATCTTTGTAAAAATGAACCCTCCCTTGCGTGAAAAAGAAGAGCAGGAAGCCGTTTTTAATTCTCTCATTTTAGGCGGGATTGACTGGATTGAAAGCGACCACGCTCCCCACACATATGAAGATAAGAAAAAAGGTGCTTCCGGTATTCCGGGCTTTGCCGGTTCTCTGATTCTTTTAAAAGAACTGCGCAAGGCCGGCTGCTCCGAAAAAAGACTGGACGAGCTTTGCGGTAAGGCCGTAAACCGTATTTTTAAACTTGATTTGCCTTATAAAGTCCCCTCAAACACCGAAATCGATGCCTCCCTCCCCGGTTTAAGAACCGGCTACCCCTTCGATGCCTTTGAATTTTTTGGTATTTCTAAATTTTCTTTTTAA
- a CDS encoding Rpn family recombination-promoting nuclease/putative transposase gives MEKLFKITLRNDYAFKRVFGTEENKDVLQDLLECILDIPPDDIAGLELLDKEFHKELLSEKLGILDIKLRLKDGTFVDIEIQNSWHFDFPERTLYYWSKMYNEGIKQGQDYTKLPKCITINLVGKGFNKNKRLHNKYLVLEQDTKEPLVSKLEIHILNLEKARLLKEGQYKNSKTKRLLNWLKFIETDDWEVRNMLAQESQMMRKANDTITIMEMSPKDKWLYDSRMKYEHDRASCINEGYRQGLERGLDKGVYQNKLETANLMKKANCEIDFIMQMTGLSKEEIEKL, from the coding sequence ATGGAAAAACTTTTTAAAATAACTTTACGCAACGACTACGCTTTTAAGCGTGTATTCGGTACTGAGGAGAACAAGGACGTACTACAGGATTTATTGGAGTGTATTTTAGACATTCCGCCTGATGACATCGCTGGTTTGGAGCTTCTGGATAAGGAGTTTCATAAAGAGCTTTTAAGTGAAAAATTAGGTATTTTGGATATCAAGTTAAGGCTAAAAGACGGCACCTTTGTCGACATTGAAATTCAAAACAGTTGGCATTTTGATTTTCCTGAAAGAACCTTGTATTATTGGTCTAAGATGTACAATGAAGGAATAAAACAAGGTCAAGACTATACAAAACTGCCAAAGTGTATTACAATAAACTTGGTAGGAAAAGGCTTTAATAAAAATAAGCGTTTGCACAACAAGTATCTTGTTTTAGAACAAGACACAAAAGAGCCTTTAGTTTCAAAACTTGAGATTCATATATTGAACCTTGAAAAGGCAAGGCTCTTAAAAGAAGGTCAATATAAAAATAGTAAAACAAAACGCTTATTAAACTGGCTGAAATTTATAGAAACTGATGATTGGGAGGTACGTAATATGCTGGCACAAGAATCACAGATGATGAGAAAGGCAAATGATACTATTACAATAATGGAAATGAGTCCTAAAGATAAATGGCTATATGATTCCCGTATGAAATACGAGCATGACAGGGCTTCATGTATAAACGAAGGTTATCGACAAGGACTTGAGCGTGGTCTTGATAAAGGTGTTTACCAAAATAAACTTGAAACGGCAAATCTTATGAAAAAAGCAAATTGTGAAATTGACTTTATCATGCAAATGACAGGCCTTAGCAAAGAAGAGATAGAAAAACTCTGA